CGATATTGGGAGGTTCGTTGGCCAAAAGTATCAATGGATTTGCGGTGAACGGGTTGTTTGTGGCAGAGTTTCCCAGGGCCTCGTTTCTTTGTTTCCACGGCGGCGGTGGAAGATATCTGACCGGGAGCAGAGAACGAGGTTGATTGAGAACCTGGACTCATGGATAAGCTCAATGACTGGAGTTCCCCGGAGCTCATTCCGGCAATGGAGGCAGAACCACCGCCACTGCCGGTAATATGCTGCTCCAGAGTATTATGGGGAGTGGCGGCGTAGTAGGGAGGAGAGACCCAGTTTCTAAGGGAACGGAGTTCGTTTTCGTCGATTGGAAGAATTTGTGGGTCGGAAGGAACCAAAGCAGAGTAGTAAGGATGGgaattttgaatcaaaatgtggtgatgttcttgattttgaaggTCCAATGAATGTTCCCTGTCCGCCATTGTTGCACCGCCGAGAAAGTCCTCGAGCTTCGGTGATGAATTCGGCACTATCCCtt
This Cucurbita pepo subsp. pepo cultivar mu-cu-16 unplaced genomic scaffold, ASM280686v2 Cp4.1_scaffold007183, whole genome shotgun sequence DNA region includes the following protein-coding sequences:
- the LOC111787212 gene encoding uncharacterized protein LOC111787212, producing the protein MADREHSLDLQNQEHHHILIQNSHPYYSALVPSDPQILPIDENELRSLRNWVSPPYYAATPHNTLEQHITGSGGGSASIAGMSSGELQSLSLSMSPGSQSTSFSAPGQISSTAAVETKKRGPGKLCHKQPVHRKSIDTFGQRTSQ